A portion of the Pseudomonas sp. PSE14 genome contains these proteins:
- a CDS encoding DUF1175 domain-containing protein, with protein sequence MGVAAAGLEGAVIRKPLTLLAGLLVATLAQAAEPALDAQQTQVFRAWFVRIAEEQLRRGPNPRWYQQDCAGLVRFAANEALKVHDAKWLRANGMSNRYLPPELELSAAQRNLAQSWQQGGGKTGPYVNAIKLIQYNSQFVGRDLNQARPGDLMFFDQGDDQHLMIWMGRDIAYHTGTRTATDNGMRSVSLQQLMTWKDTRWIPDESNPNFIGVYRLSFLTR encoded by the coding sequence ATGGGAGTGGCTGCCGCTGGACTGGAAGGCGCTGTGATCCGAAAGCCACTGACGCTGCTCGCAGGTCTGCTGGTCGCCACCTTGGCGCAGGCGGCTGAGCCAGCGCTGGATGCGCAGCAGACCCAGGTGTTCCGCGCCTGGTTCGTGCGCATCGCCGAGGAGCAGTTGCGCCGCGGCCCGAACCCGCGCTGGTACCAGCAGGACTGCGCGGGCCTGGTGCGCTTCGCCGCCAACGAGGCGCTGAAGGTGCACGACGCCAAGTGGCTGCGCGCCAACGGCATGTCCAACCGCTACCTGCCGCCGGAGCTGGAACTGTCCGCCGCGCAGCGCAACCTAGCGCAGAGCTGGCAGCAGGGCGGCGGCAAGACCGGCCCCTACGTCAACGCGATCAAACTCATTCAGTACAACAGCCAGTTCGTCGGCCGCGACCTCAACCAGGCGCGGCCGGGCGACCTGATGTTCTTCGACCAGGGCGATGACCAGCATCTGATGATCTGGATGGGCCGCGACATCGCTTATCACACCGGCACTCGTACGGCGACCGACAACGGCATGCGCTCGGTCAGCCTGCAACAACTCATGACATGGAAGGACACCCGATGGATACCCGACGAATCCAATCCCAACTTTATCGGCGTCTATCGCTTGTCCTTCCTGACCCGATGA
- a CDS encoding alpha-2-macroglobulin, with product MNVLRGVAAALACVGLFAAAPALVQADDDVPASGYTPMAGESFFLLADSSFASDEVAKVRLEAPGRDYRRYRMEPYGGADIRVYRIDQPLDFLKRQKNLHRVLSEGQFKGEGLSNTLAYLWDNWYRKSRRVMQRTFSYESRHQVTEVVPELKMGNAIAAPTPYDAQPQYAPIPGLPMVSQFRYPLWDAKPIQPPKDVTLMGSSSEFINVAPGNVYVPLGKLKPGLYLVEALVGKYRATTVVFVSNSVAVSKIAGNELLVWTARKHEGTPVGGAKVLWTDGLGVMSSGSSDADGLLRLQHVSPERSFVIGEDEEGGVFVSENFYYDSEIYDTKLYAFTDRPLYRPGDWVSLKIVGREFKNSRESQAPQSAPLRLSVIDAAGTTLQTLDLKYDAKSGTNGRFQLPPNAVAGGYELRFDYRDQTYSSAFRVAEYIKPHFEISLDLAKPDFKTGEPVKGNLILLYPDGKPVANARLELSLRAQQLSMVDNELQYLGQFPVELSSAQITTDDQGRAALELPAAEKPSRYMLTVFASDGAAYRVKTSKEILIERGAARYRVSAPQRFSAAGDKVEFSYAAEQQTRIQPTAYRWLRLEDRSSGDGAVADGKFAITFDKPGTYSVELRDKAGQLLGGTGHSVSGDGVKAVPGTVEIVLDKPEYKAGEEALALITFPEPVDDALLSLERDKVEATALLSKGGDWLKLEKLNPTQYRARIPVKPDFSPNLTFSVLYTRSGDYSFQNAGIKVAVPQVDIAVSTDKERYEPGETVTVNLDTRYDGKPVSSHLTVSVVDEMIYALQPEIAPGIDQFFYHPRRNNVRTSASLSFISYDVALPGTPSAPGRANRSERGVKVLERPRREEVDTAAWEPELVTDANGKAQFKFRMPDSLTRWRITARAMDDEGQVGQKKQFIRSEKPLYLKWNGPKRFRSGDAPDLGLFVFNQGEQDTKAELLIRANGAEKTQALELKRGVNYIALPQQPLSDGDWSVELRQDGQVRDSLGVHFSLVADSWQVLQSKPLQVNAQNTPLQLPADARDVTLRLDDSAQALLRGNLDSLLNYPWGGVEQTASQLLPLSIAYPMLSGGEPRVRDRLRLIMQTSRLRLVQMAGPDAYFTWWGGEDNDAFLTAYAYYADWYASRALEIQLPPDHWQRVLELYSARASATPLLQRALILAFARDMQLPVQTLVSGLLTDLENAGNGEAAKSVNDFDIDDSLVMGQPDSELGLAVARVLTASLAEQSKVAPPKGFARQLDSARLKVNTSDQPFARAVQLYSGTVDANRARELLLSLAPQQSTVERALALAWMQRAVVAAPAAELPKPAADWKEGHSTTGDAFWKWQGKDVPAQLDLTAAPSRPLNASVTFRSAEAPASQLPVTIKRRLLRLVPGEEAFAFNAEELGDKPLSSDELYLDEVTLTTDQAQALRYGMLEVPLPPGADVERTTWGLQISGLGGAEATSLERARNEPGDLFYGVPVDTLGGELRFRHLVRFSQKGNFVLPPVRYQRLYAPQEQALEQQPALAKIKVQ from the coding sequence ATGAACGTGCTGCGCGGCGTTGCCGCTGCCCTGGCCTGCGTCGGCCTGTTCGCCGCCGCGCCCGCACTCGTGCAGGCGGACGACGACGTCCCGGCCAGCGGCTACACGCCCATGGCCGGCGAGTCGTTCTTCCTGCTCGCTGACTCGAGCTTCGCCTCCGACGAAGTGGCCAAGGTGCGCCTGGAAGCGCCGGGCCGCGATTACCGTCGCTACCGCATGGAGCCCTACGGCGGCGCGGATATCCGCGTCTACCGCATCGACCAGCCGCTGGACTTCCTCAAGCGCCAGAAGAACCTGCACCGCGTGCTATCCGAAGGACAGTTCAAGGGCGAGGGCCTGTCCAACACCCTGGCCTACCTGTGGGACAACTGGTACCGCAAGTCGCGTCGGGTGATGCAGCGGACATTCTCCTACGAGTCGCGCCATCAGGTCACCGAAGTGGTGCCCGAGCTGAAGATGGGCAACGCCATCGCCGCGCCGACTCCCTATGACGCGCAGCCGCAGTACGCGCCGATTCCCGGCCTGCCGATGGTCAGCCAGTTCCGCTACCCGCTGTGGGACGCCAAGCCCATCCAGCCGCCGAAGGACGTGACCCTGATGGGGTCGTCCAGCGAGTTCATCAACGTCGCGCCGGGCAACGTCTACGTCCCGCTGGGCAAGCTCAAGCCCGGCCTGTACCTGGTCGAGGCGCTGGTGGGCAAGTACCGCGCGACCACCGTAGTGTTCGTCTCCAACAGCGTCGCCGTGAGCAAGATCGCTGGCAACGAGCTGCTGGTGTGGACCGCCCGCAAGCATGAAGGCACGCCGGTGGGCGGCGCCAAGGTGCTGTGGACCGACGGCCTGGGCGTGATGAGCAGCGGCAGCAGCGATGCCGATGGCCTGTTGCGCCTGCAACACGTCAGCCCCGAGCGTTCCTTCGTGATCGGTGAGGACGAGGAGGGTGGCGTCTTCGTCTCCGAGAACTTCTATTACGACAGCGAAATCTACGACACCAAGCTCTACGCCTTTACCGACCGCCCGCTGTACCGTCCGGGCGACTGGGTGTCGCTGAAGATCGTCGGCCGCGAGTTCAAGAACTCCCGTGAATCGCAGGCGCCGCAGAGCGCGCCGCTGCGCCTGTCGGTGATCGACGCCGCCGGCACCACACTGCAGACCCTGGACCTCAAGTACGACGCCAAGAGCGGCACCAACGGTCGCTTCCAGCTGCCGCCCAACGCTGTCGCCGGCGGTTACGAGCTGCGCTTCGACTACCGCGACCAGACCTACAGCAGCGCCTTCCGCGTCGCCGAGTACATCAAACCGCACTTCGAGATTTCCCTGGACCTCGCCAAGCCGGACTTCAAGACTGGCGAGCCGGTGAAGGGCAACCTGATCCTGCTCTACCCGGACGGCAAGCCGGTGGCCAACGCGCGCCTGGAGCTGAGCCTGCGCGCCCAGCAGCTGTCCATGGTGGACAACGAGCTGCAGTACCTCGGCCAGTTCCCCGTGGAACTGTCCAGCGCGCAGATCACCACCGACGACCAGGGTCGCGCCGCGCTGGAGCTGCCGGCGGCGGAGAAGCCCAGCCGTTACATGCTCACCGTGTTCGCCAGCGATGGCGCCGCGTACCGCGTCAAGACCAGCAAGGAAATCCTCATCGAGCGCGGCGCCGCCCGCTACCGCGTGAGCGCGCCGCAGCGCTTCAGCGCCGCCGGCGACAAGGTCGAATTCAGCTACGCCGCCGAGCAGCAGACCCGGATCCAGCCGACCGCCTACCGCTGGCTGCGCCTGGAAGACCGCAGCAGCGGCGACGGCGCGGTGGCCGACGGCAAGTTCGCCATCACCTTCGACAAGCCCGGTACCTACAGCGTCGAGCTGCGCGACAAAGCCGGCCAACTGCTCGGCGGCACCGGCCACTCGGTCAGCGGCGACGGCGTGAAGGCCGTGCCGGGCACCGTGGAAATTGTCCTCGACAAGCCTGAGTACAAGGCCGGAGAGGAAGCCTTGGCGCTGATCACCTTCCCCGAACCGGTGGACGACGCGTTGCTGTCGCTGGAGCGCGACAAGGTCGAAGCCACTGCGCTGCTGTCCAAGGGCGGCGACTGGCTGAAGCTGGAGAAGCTCAACCCGACCCAGTACCGCGCGCGCATTCCGGTGAAGCCGGACTTCTCGCCGAACCTGACCTTCTCCGTGCTCTACACCCGCAGCGGCGACTACAGCTTCCAGAACGCCGGCATCAAGGTCGCCGTGCCGCAGGTGGACATCGCCGTCAGCACCGACAAGGAGCGCTACGAGCCGGGTGAGACGGTCACCGTCAACCTTGATACCCGCTACGACGGCAAGCCGGTCTCCAGCCACCTCACCGTGAGCGTGGTGGACGAGATGATCTACGCGCTGCAGCCGGAGATCGCCCCAGGCATCGACCAGTTCTTCTACCACCCGCGCCGCAACAACGTGCGCACCAGTGCCAGCCTGTCCTTCATCAGCTACGACGTCGCACTGCCCGGTACGCCCAGCGCCCCCGGCCGCGCCAACCGCAGCGAGCGTGGGGTGAAGGTGCTGGAGCGTCCGCGCCGCGAGGAAGTGGACACTGCTGCATGGGAACCGGAGCTGGTCACCGATGCCAACGGCAAGGCCCAGTTCAAGTTCCGCATGCCCGACTCCCTGACCCGCTGGCGCATCACTGCCCGCGCCATGGATGACGAAGGGCAGGTGGGTCAGAAGAAACAGTTCATCCGTTCCGAGAAGCCGCTGTACCTGAAGTGGAACGGGCCGAAGCGCTTCCGCAGCGGCGATGCGCCGGATCTGGGGCTGTTCGTCTTCAACCAGGGCGAGCAGGACACCAAGGCCGAACTGCTGATCCGCGCCAATGGCGCGGAGAAGACCCAGGCGCTGGAGCTCAAGCGCGGCGTCAACTACATCGCCCTGCCGCAGCAGCCGTTGAGCGATGGCGACTGGAGTGTGGAACTGCGCCAGGACGGCCAGGTGCGCGACAGCCTCGGCGTGCATTTCAGCCTGGTGGCCGACAGCTGGCAGGTGCTGCAGTCCAAGCCGCTGCAGGTGAATGCGCAGAACACCCCGCTGCAACTGCCGGCGGATGCCCGCGACGTAACCCTGCGCCTGGATGACAGCGCCCAGGCGCTGCTGCGCGGCAACCTTGATTCGCTGCTGAACTACCCCTGGGGAGGCGTCGAGCAAACCGCCAGCCAACTGCTGCCGCTGAGCATCGCCTACCCGATGCTGTCGGGCGGCGAGCCGCGCGTGCGCGACCGCCTGCGCCTGATCATGCAGACCAGCCGCCTGCGCCTGGTGCAGATGGCCGGCCCGGACGCCTACTTCACCTGGTGGGGTGGCGAAGACAACGACGCCTTCCTCACCGCCTACGCCTACTACGCCGACTGGTACGCCAGTCGCGCGCTGGAAATCCAGCTACCGCCGGATCACTGGCAGCGCGTGCTGGAACTGTATTCCGCGCGCGCCAGCGCTACGCCGCTGCTGCAGCGCGCGCTGATCCTGGCCTTCGCCCGCGATATGCAGTTGCCGGTGCAGACCCTGGTCAGCGGCCTGCTCACTGACCTTGAGAACGCCGGCAACGGCGAAGCGGCGAAATCCGTGAACGACTTCGATATCGACGACAGCCTGGTCATGGGCCAGCCGGACTCCGAGCTGGGTCTGGCCGTTGCCCGTGTGCTGACGGCCAGTCTGGCCGAGCAGAGCAAGGTCGCGCCGCCGAAAGGTTTCGCCAGGCAGCTGGACTCCGCGCGCCTGAAGGTCAACACCAGCGACCAGCCCTTTGCCCGCGCCGTACAGCTGTATAGCGGCACTGTGGACGCCAACCGCGCCCGCGAGCTGCTGCTGAGCCTGGCGCCGCAGCAGTCCACCGTCGAACGCGCCCTGGCCCTGGCCTGGATGCAACGCGCCGTGGTGGCCGCGCCGGCCGCTGAGCTGCCCAAGCCGGCAGCCGACTGGAAGGAAGGCCATAGCACCACGGGCGATGCGTTCTGGAAGTGGCAGGGCAAGGACGTTCCGGCGCAGCTCGACCTGACCGCCGCGCCGTCGCGCCCGCTCAACGCCTCCGTCACCTTCCGCAGTGCCGAAGCGCCGGCTAGCCAGTTGCCGGTGACCATCAAGCGCCGCCTGCTGCGCCTGGTACCTGGTGAAGAGGCTTTCGCCTTCAACGCCGAGGAGCTGGGCGACAAGCCGCTGTCCAGCGACGAGCTGTACCTGGACGAAGTGACCCTCACCACCGACCAGGCACAGGCCCTGCGCTATGGAATGCTGGAAGTGCCGCTGCCGCCGGGTGCGGACGTCGAGCGCACCACCTGGGGCCTGCAGATCAGCGGCCTGGGCGGCGCCGAGGCGACCAGCCTGGAGCGCGCGCGCAACGAACCGGGCGACCTGTTCTACGGCGTGCCGGTGGATACCCTGGGCGGCGAGCTGCGCTTCCGTCACCTGGTCCGCTTCTCGCAGAAGGGCAACTTCGTGCTGCCGCCGGTGCGCTACCAGCGGCTTTATGCGCCGCAGGAGCAGGCGTTGGAGCAGCAACCGGCCCTGGCGAAGATCAAGGTCCAGTAA
- a CDS encoding DUF2300 domain-containing protein, giving the protein MRVRIAGLILLLPLCVQAAPSSQEQAQLAWRTAQGDELLRLGPQQVLDRQPLPADLRAPLGSLWKLFVYAWLNDTGQQEPAYRCRGEDKEEVYCCTAGQSIERDAALVKSCGLYFQPRRLGIDGSVWQQYWQARHAPDWITQLDKLTPQTDVPVVELLDQLQHLPAQEQARKVLLDVSLAADDGRAPAALGGRLRVKTWSWDENGEREGGFAGWLVDGTPLWARGPGTSKTVLATYGNAIGAALPAPWPRDPGRCVEVSLFSRYPLKEVYDARNQPAAEGLLAGRQNVLFANGVYLDVSSHGDLFLERGAQGPRLTARLSREEYVARVLDREASATPPEAAKALAVTIRTYLLQNGAPRGDCLSIDDSSQRQRVAPRPASEAARDIAAWTADLVLAGGTVTYHSDEVGQSKLSWRDAQEQAAKGLRYDAILARAFPRTSLSRWSNPIAACQPLPEAERWLQAQRRTWRPRLEGEPGYEELQSFAVCRLSSGRPYVDRERQRIYVRGLYSQQDRLDLAHEYLHLAFQAHPNGQDEGYVESLARRLILE; this is encoded by the coding sequence ATGCGCGTGCGCATCGCCGGGCTGATCCTGTTGTTGCCGCTGTGCGTCCAGGCGGCGCCCAGCTCGCAGGAGCAGGCGCAGCTGGCCTGGCGTACCGCGCAGGGTGACGAACTGCTGCGCCTCGGGCCGCAGCAGGTGCTCGATCGTCAGCCACTGCCGGCTGACCTGCGTGCACCTTTGGGTAGCCTGTGGAAGCTGTTCGTCTACGCCTGGCTGAACGACACCGGTCAACAGGAGCCGGCCTACCGCTGCCGAGGCGAGGACAAGGAAGAGGTCTATTGCTGCACGGCAGGGCAGAGCATCGAGCGCGACGCCGCGCTGGTGAAGTCCTGTGGCCTGTACTTCCAGCCCCGGCGCCTGGGCATCGACGGTTCGGTCTGGCAGCAATACTGGCAGGCGCGCCATGCGCCGGATTGGATCACGCAGCTGGACAAGCTGACGCCGCAGACCGACGTGCCGGTCGTTGAACTGCTCGATCAGTTGCAGCACCTGCCAGCTCAGGAACAAGCGAGGAAGGTGCTGCTGGACGTCAGTCTCGCAGCCGATGACGGACGAGCACCGGCCGCGTTGGGCGGACGCCTGCGGGTAAAAACCTGGAGTTGGGACGAGAACGGCGAGCGCGAAGGTGGCTTCGCCGGCTGGTTGGTGGATGGCACGCCCCTGTGGGCGCGCGGGCCGGGCACCAGCAAGACCGTGCTGGCGACCTACGGCAATGCCATCGGCGCCGCGCTACCGGCGCCCTGGCCGCGCGATCCCGGGCGTTGCGTGGAGGTCAGCCTGTTCAGCCGTTATCCGCTGAAAGAGGTCTATGACGCACGTAACCAGCCCGCTGCCGAAGGTCTGCTGGCAGGCCGGCAGAACGTGCTATTCGCCAATGGCGTTTACCTTGACGTGAGCAGTCACGGCGATCTGTTCCTCGAGCGCGGCGCCCAAGGTCCGCGCCTGACCGCACGCCTGTCCCGCGAGGAGTACGTCGCCCGCGTACTCGACCGCGAGGCTTCTGCTACACCGCCGGAAGCGGCCAAGGCGCTGGCGGTGACTATCCGCACTTATCTGTTGCAGAACGGCGCCCCGCGCGGCGACTGCTTGAGCATCGACGACAGCAGCCAGCGCCAGCGTGTGGCGCCGCGACCGGCCAGCGAGGCGGCGCGTGACATCGCTGCCTGGACCGCCGACCTGGTGCTGGCCGGCGGCACCGTCACCTATCACTCGGACGAGGTGGGGCAGTCGAAGCTGTCCTGGCGCGACGCTCAGGAGCAGGCCGCCAAGGGGCTGCGCTACGACGCCATTCTCGCCCGCGCCTTCCCGCGTACCAGCCTCAGTCGCTGGAGCAACCCCATCGCCGCCTGCCAACCGCTGCCCGAGGCCGAGCGTTGGCTGCAGGCTCAGCGCCGCACCTGGCGCCCTCGCCTGGAGGGCGAACCGGGATACGAAGAATTGCAGTCCTTCGCCGTATGCCGCCTGAGCAGCGGTCGGCCTTACGTCGATCGCGAACGCCAGCGCATCTACGTACGCGGCCTGTATTCCCAGCAGGACCGGCTCGACCTGGCTCATGAATACCTGCACCTGGCTTTCCAGGCGCACCCCAATGGACAAGACGAGGGCTACGTGGAAAGCCTGGCCCGTCGCCTGATACTGGAATGA
- a CDS encoding DUF2135 domain-containing protein — MKLAHALRLSLLASLIPLGAQAAESPIHMDTPLGGWRAGDGDKADFRQTVNYPASSVNSRSDQSDTARIRGEIRSLPKDSREPARLVVNGVAMPMRVESDGKFDRPFAFPAGSNSVEVISPDGQQRKRVQFYHGGGGGEVPAKLRVMLSWDSDNTDLDLHLVTPDGGHVWYGNRSLPNGAAQDVDVTTGYGPEIIASSTPLKGQYLVYVNYYGGGWSEDESSGDVNAAKPLTTAQVTIVTEEGTVNEKQESFLIPMRQPGELTLVKRFSYP, encoded by the coding sequence ATGAAACTCGCCCATGCGCTCCGCCTGTCCCTGCTCGCCAGCCTGATTCCGCTGGGCGCACAGGCCGCCGAATCGCCGATCCACATGGATACGCCGCTGGGGGGCTGGCGCGCGGGTGACGGCGATAAGGCCGACTTCCGGCAGACGGTGAACTACCCGGCATCCTCGGTGAATTCGCGCTCGGACCAGTCCGACACCGCGCGCATTCGTGGCGAAATCCGCTCGCTGCCCAAGGACAGCAGGGAGCCGGCGCGGCTGGTGGTCAACGGCGTGGCCATGCCGATGCGGGTCGAAAGCGACGGCAAGTTCGACCGGCCGTTCGCCTTCCCGGCGGGTTCCAACAGCGTCGAGGTCATCAGTCCCGACGGCCAGCAGCGCAAGCGCGTGCAGTTCTACCACGGCGGTGGCGGTGGTGAGGTGCCGGCCAAGCTGCGGGTCATGCTGTCCTGGGACTCGGATAACACCGACCTCGACCTGCACCTGGTGACGCCGGATGGTGGGCACGTCTGGTACGGCAACCGCTCGTTGCCCAATGGCGCGGCCCAGGACGTCGACGTGACCACCGGCTACGGCCCGGAAATCATCGCCAGCTCGACCCCGCTCAAGGGCCAGTACCTGGTCTACGTGAACTACTACGGCGGCGGCTGGAGCGAGGACGAGAGCTCCGGCGATGTGAATGCAGCCAAGCCTCTGACCACGGCGCAGGTGACCATCGTTACGGAGGAGGGAACGGTGAACGAGAAGCAGGAGTCCTTCCTGATCCCGATGCGGCAGCCGGGTGAGCTGACGTTGGTGAAGCGGTTCAGTTATCCATAA
- a CDS encoding carboxymuconolactone decarboxylase family protein, whose amino-acid sequence MSTDNRKAGEQVRREVMGDAFVDRALGNATEFTQPLQDFVNEHAWGGVWNREGLPRKTRSLITLAALTALKCPQELKGHVRGALNNGCTVEEIREALLHCAVYAGVPAAIDAFRAAQEVIDAWQADQKA is encoded by the coding sequence ATGAGCACCGACAACCGCAAGGCCGGCGAGCAGGTTCGCCGCGAAGTGATGGGCGACGCCTTCGTCGACCGCGCCCTGGGCAATGCCACCGAGTTCACCCAGCCGCTGCAGGACTTCGTCAACGAACACGCCTGGGGCGGTGTCTGGAACCGCGAAGGCCTTCCGCGCAAGACCCGCAGCCTGATCACCCTGGCGGCACTGACCGCGCTCAAGTGCCCGCAGGAGCTCAAAGGCCATGTACGCGGCGCGCTGAACAACGGCTGCACGGTGGAGGAGATTCGCGAAGCGCTGCTGCATTGCGCGGTGTATGCCGGCGTCCCGGCGGCCATCGACGCCTTCCGCGCGGCACAGGAAGTGATCGACGCCTGGCAGGCGGACCAGAAGGCCTGA
- a CDS encoding septal ring lytic transglycosylase RlpA family protein: MWRSLPTLFLLAGLALMGGCSSTSYDRDSDVSGRGYRAEGTASYYGKAHHGKRTASGERFNLNALTAAHRTLPFGTQVKVTNLDNGRSVVVRINDRGPFRRGRIIDLSRAAAEQLNMLRSGTAPVRLESLD; encoded by the coding sequence ATGTGGCGTTCACTCCCTACCCTCTTCCTTCTTGCCGGCTTGGCCCTGATGGGCGGCTGTAGCAGCACATCGTACGACCGCGACTCGGACGTCTCCGGCCGCGGCTACCGCGCCGAGGGTACTGCCTCCTATTACGGCAAGGCGCACCACGGCAAGCGCACGGCCAGCGGCGAGCGCTTCAACCTGAACGCCCTGACCGCCGCGCACCGCACCCTGCCCTTCGGCACCCAGGTGAAAGTCACCAATCTGGACAACGGCCGTAGCGTCGTGGTGCGGATCAACGACCGCGGCCCTTTCCGCCGAGGGCGCATCATCGATCTATCGCGCGCCGCTGCCGAACAACTCAACATGTTGCGCTCCGGCACCGCGCCAGTGCGCCTGGAAAGCCTCGACTAG
- the gatB gene encoding Asp-tRNA(Asn)/Glu-tRNA(Gln) amidotransferase subunit GatB yields MQWETVIGLEIHAQLSTQSKIFSGSATTFGAEPNTQASLIDLAMPGTLPVLNQEAVRMACQFGLAINAEIAERNVFARKNYFYPDLPKGYQTSQMDHPIVGKGFLDITLEDGTVKRVGITRAHLEEDAGKSLHEDFHGMSGIDLNRAGTPLLEIVSEPDIRSAKEAVAYVKAIHALVRYLGICDGNMAEGSLRCDCNVSVRPKGQAEFGTRAEIKNVNSFRFIEKAINHEVQRQIDLIEDGGKVVQETRLYDPNKDETRSMRSKEEANDYRYFPCPDLLPVVIERAFLDELRAKLPELPDQKRERFESQYGLSAYDASVLSASREMADYFEQVQTICADAKLAANWVMGELSSLLNKDGLEIEQSPVSAEHLGGMILRIKDNTISGKIAKMVFEAMAAGEGSADAIIEAKGLKQVTDTGAIDKMLEEVLAANAEQVEQYRASDEAKRGKMFGFFVGQAMKASKGKANPGQVNELLKKKLEG; encoded by the coding sequence ATGCAATGGGAAACAGTAATCGGGCTGGAAATCCACGCACAGCTCTCCACCCAATCGAAGATCTTCTCCGGTAGCGCCACCACCTTCGGTGCAGAGCCGAACACCCAGGCCAGCCTGATCGACCTGGCCATGCCCGGCACCCTGCCGGTGCTGAACCAGGAGGCCGTGCGCATGGCCTGCCAGTTCGGCCTGGCAATCAACGCCGAAATCGCCGAGCGCAACGTCTTCGCCCGGAAGAACTACTTCTACCCGGACCTGCCCAAGGGCTACCAGACCAGCCAGATGGACCATCCCATCGTCGGCAAGGGCTTCCTCGACATCACCCTGGAAGACGGTACCGTCAAGCGCGTCGGCATCACCCGCGCGCACCTGGAAGAGGACGCCGGCAAGAGCCTGCACGAAGACTTCCACGGCATGAGCGGCATCGACCTGAACCGCGCCGGCACTCCGCTGCTGGAGATCGTCTCCGAGCCGGACATTCGCAGCGCCAAGGAAGCCGTGGCCTACGTCAAGGCGATCCACGCGCTGGTGCGCTATCTGGGCATCTGCGACGGCAACATGGCCGAAGGCTCGCTGCGCTGCGACTGCAACGTGTCGGTGCGCCCGAAGGGCCAGGCCGAGTTCGGCACCCGTGCCGAGATCAAGAACGTGAACTCCTTCCGCTTCATCGAGAAGGCGATCAACCACGAAGTGCAGCGCCAGATCGATCTGATCGAGGACGGCGGCAAGGTGGTGCAGGAAACCCGCCTGTACGACCCGAACAAGGACGAAACGCGCTCCATGCGCAGCAAGGAAGAAGCCAACGACTACCGTTACTTCCCTTGCCCGGACCTGCTGCCGGTGGTGATCGAGCGCGCCTTCCTCGACGAACTGCGCGCCAAATTGCCGGAACTGCCGGACCAGAAGCGCGAGCGTTTCGAGAGCCAGTACGGCCTGTCCGCCTATGACGCCAGCGTGCTGTCCGCCAGCCGCGAGATGGCCGACTACTTCGAACAGGTCCAGACCATCTGCGCCGACGCCAAGCTCGCGGCCAACTGGGTGATGGGCGAGCTTTCCAGCCTGCTCAACAAGGACGGCCTGGAGATCGAGCAGTCGCCGGTTTCCGCCGAGCACCTGGGCGGCATGATCCTGCGCATCAAGGACAACACCATCTCCGGCAAGATCGCCAAGATGGTCTTCGAGGCGATGGCGGCGGGCGAAGGCTCGGCCGATGCGATCATCGAAGCCAAGGGCCTGAAGCAAGTCACCGACACCGGCGCCATCGACAAGATGCTCGAGGAAGTGCTGGCGGCCAACGCCGAGCAGGTTGAACAGTACCGCGCCAGCGACGAAGCCAAGCGCGGCAAGATGTTCGGCTTCTTCGTCGGGCAAGCGATGAAAGCCTCGAAAGGCAAGGCCAACCCCGGCCAAGTGAACGAACTGCTGAAGAAAAAGCTCGAAGGGTAA